Sequence from the Rhizobium sp. TH2 genome:
TCGCGCAACTCGCCGCCTAGGCTCAGCACTGATGTGCAAGGCTCTGATATTATTTGTAAGGAACAAACCTGACTCTCGTACGAGAACTTCCGTGGGATTGCCCAGAGAGGCGTCCTCTCGCCATATTGTCATGCCGTCTTCCGAAAGCTCCCAAGTTCTGGGGGTGCCGGCGCGAATAAATTCTCTAAGGGCCTTGCCGACCTTTGCTGCGGCCTTTGCCGTTTCGTCTATCTTGTCAGCGCTAAATTTCAGCCTGTCTTCGTGCATTGCCGCCGTCAATGCGTCGTTCATCGCAAAATCTAAAGCCCGTCGAACAAATCTATTTGGCAAATCGTCCGGTGCATCGTTCCATCGAGCATGCAGACCATTTGTGTCCTTTAGGAAGGCAACCGCGCTGAACACGTGAAACTTCCTATTTGGCGCATACATGTCTGTTAGACAGGTGAGATCGAACCCGATCGCTAAAGCTGCCTTCCGTTCGTCGGGATGGAGTGTTGTGTTAGCCATCTGAAACCAGCCGCAACACCTGCCCATTCTGTCCGGTGACGTGCTTAGCCCACTTTTCCATGAGCTTTCGACGTTGGTCGAGGAAATCAGTCCTACGATAAGCCCTGACGACTTTGCCGACGACCGAATGGCCGAGCACAGTCTCGGCGATGTCATGAGGCGTGTCCGTGGTCTCAGCAATCCAGTCCCGCAGACTGGAGCGAAAGCCATGGGGTCTGTATGTCATCTGCCGCCGCTCCATCAGCCTACTCATGGTCGCGTCAGAAATGACGCCTTTGCGGATGCTTGGGAATAGAAAGCCATCTTTCGATAGTGGTCGAGCTTGGTCGATAATCTCCAGTGCCTCGGGCACAAGCGGCACGCGGAACGCCTGGGTCTTTTCCTTTCGGCCTTTCATACTGTCCGCCGGGATAGTCCAGATGTCGCCATCAATCTGCTTTTCTTGGAAATAGCGAAGTGGGCTCGATCGCACGCCGGTCAGGATCAACAATCGCAGTGCGAGGTGCGTCAGCGAGCCGTCAGACAGAGAGGCATAGAACGCGGGCACCTCCTGCCACGGCATAGCGGGGATGTTCTCTGCAACGTGCCGAGACTTGCCCAACAGGGCCTTGGCCTTCTCCGTCGCCTGGATATCAACATCCAAACCCAGCGCGGCAGCGTGGCGCATGCAAATGCTCAGGCGGTTTAGGGCCTTGCGCGCGGTGTCGGATTTGGTGTGCCAGATCGGCGCCAAGACATCCCTGATATCCGTCTGATCTATGTCCGCAACTGGAACCTTCCCGAGCTTTGGAAGAATATGAAGTTCCAGGGGACTGAACCATCGGCCCGCCTTGCCGTCGCCCTTCAGTTCGGCCTTTCGGCTTTCAAACGCATCCTCGGCAATTTCGCGTAACATGTGGAGACGCTTGGCGGCCTCGCGCTTCTGGCGCTGCCGTTCCTTGATAGGATCCACGCCACTGCGGCCAATCGATCGATGACGCTCCGCTGCTTCGCGGGCTTCCTTGAGGGATACATCGGTCATTGACCCAAGGCCCATCTCGCGGCGCCTACCGTGGACAGTCACTCGAAGAACCCATTGGCCGCCCCCGCCTTCGCGCTTGATCAGCCAGAGGCCACCACCATCAGAATGCTTTCCGGGTGGCCTGCTTTTGACTTCCTGTGCCGTGAGCTTGTTTAAAGTTCGGGCTGTCAAATCGATCCCCCCGTCTATCCCCACATTGATTTGCGCTTCGCTGAAGGCAAATGATAAGGGATGACAGCGCCTGACGCAACAGAAAGCCGTGGGTACCAGGATGTTTGATAAGCCATGACTAAAGCTGAAAAGCCTTGACAAATCAATTCAATGCCGGTCCCGGGCACCACTCGCCTCCATGTGAACAGTTGTGTTTGAGCGCTATCTTTGGGAGTTCCTTCGGAACTTCGCCGCGACCGACAACGTTGCTGGTGACCCGCAACATGGAGTCACCACGTGGACAAGAACGAATTCGAAGTTACCCGCCTGCAGGAGCAGATTCAGGATCTCAAGGCCGAACTGGTCGAGATGTCGGCCAATATCTCGTCCGGCGTTGACAAGTTGGAGCGCGCTGCCAAGCCCTCGATCGGGGTCATTCGCGATAATCCCGGTACCGTTTCCACCATCGCGGTTTCCGCCGGCATTATTGGCCTGGCAGTTGGATATCTGATCGGCACGACTGCCAGTGCGAGCGGGTCTCGCTGGCACCTCTGAGATTTTTTCATGAATTGAAGGATGTGAATTTGAACAGAAACGGCCTTTATCTCATCATCGGCGCGCTGCTTGTGGCGGTCGCCGGGTTTGCGACTTACACCTATCAGGAGGAAAAGAAGCCCGACGGCGTCGAGCTCAAGCTCAACGAAAACGGCGTCTCGCTGGAAACCAACTGATTGGGATGGGCGGCGGCGAGGCGTCGGCCGCTCCACCCCCGTCTCCCGAGCGTGCGAATATTCGCGCATCCGCTTGCATTCACGCCTTGGCGGTCCAAGATATGCGGCAGGCATTTGTTTGGGGCGCATGCGCATGGCGATGGTTGAGAATACAGTTCCCATTAATCTGGACGAACACGACGGCACCTGGCCCGCGAAACGCCGGAAGGTGCTCGACTGGCTCGTCCACGATACGCGCGACCAGCGCTTCGTCGACAATATACTGGTCGAAATGAGCGAGCGGCTGGTTGCAGCCGGTGTGCCGGTCGCGCGGGCTTCCCTGCATTTCCAGACCAACCATCCGCAATGGCGCGGCGCGAGACTCCTATGGCGCACGGGGCTCGAAGAGGCGGAAATCGACCTCTATGGATACGAGGTCGAGAATACACAGGTTTTTCTCAGGAGCCCGCTCAAGGTAATCCACGATGGCGCCGGGGAATTGCGCAAAAACCTCGAGGAGCCGGTCGCCGATCCCGCGTCGGAAGCCTCGCTTTATACCGATCTGCGCGAGGAGGGCCTGACTGAATATGTGGCATGGCCGCTCGATCATACGCTTGGGAAGCGGCATGTCGTGACATTCTCCACGGCGCGCCCCGGCGGGTTTGCGGAGCAGCATCTGGAGTTTCTCAAGGATCTCATTCCGGTGCTGGCGCTTGTCACGGAAATCCGTGTGAAGAATGTCATGGCACGCACCTTGCTCCGCACCTATGTCGGGCCTCATGCCAGCGAGGAGATCCTGGCCGGCGCGACCACGCGGGGCAGCGGTGCGACGATGAGTGCCGCAGTCATGATCTGCGATCTTCGCGACTTCACGGAACTGTCCTCGCTCTGGCCGCGCGATTATGTGATCGACCTGCTCAATGCCTATTTCGACGCCCTTTCCGGGCCGATCGAGGAACATGGCGGCGAGATCCTCAAATTCATGGGCGACGGCCTGCTCGCCGTGTTCCCGCTCTCGGTTCCCACCGCCTGCGCCGATCTCCTGAGCGCGATCAGGAAGGGCAGGGCCGCCATGGCCGAACTGAACGTGAAGAGCGCCGGGGACGGCCATCCGCAGCTTGGCTACGGCGTCGGCGTCCATATCGGGGACGTCATGTATGGCAATATCGGCTCGAAGACGCGTCTCGATTTCACCGTGATCGGCCCGGCCGTGAACATCGCATCGCGGCTCGAAACGCTCACCAAGGAGGTGAAGCGACCCGTCCTGCTGTCGAAGACCTTCGTCGAGACTGCTGGATGCCAGGCGGAGGCCGACGCGCTCGGCCTATTCTCCCTCAAGGGCATCGAGGAGCAGATCGACGTCTTCGCGCTGAAGTTTGATTGAGAGTGATCAGAGAAGGATGCCGCGCAGCACGGTCTCGGCGATGGTCTTGGCGGCATTGTCGTAATCCTCGGCCTTAAGCCGGCTCTTGCCGAGTGCGTCGCAGGCGAGCGGCTCGAAATCGGCATAGAACTGCGTCGCCGACCACAGCATGATCAAAAGATGCCGCACATCGACGGGAGCCATCTTGCCCGCGGCGATCCAGCCTTCGATGACGGCGACACGTTCGGTCGTCACCTCCTGCATGTGCAGCCGGTCCTTCTTCTTGAGGAACCGGGCGCCCTGGATGATCTCGTTGGCGAAGAGACGGGATTCGGTGATGTTCTTGCGGGTATATTCGAGCTTGGAACGTATATAAGCTTCGAATGCCTCGGCAGGTTCGCGCTCGGGTGAAAGCTGTTTCAGCGCATCGTCCCAGCCCCGGATCAGGTGAGCGATGACTGCGGTGTAGATCTCCTCCTTCGAGGAGAAATAGTAATAGACATTGGCCTTGGGCAGGCCCGATCGCTCGGCGATCTCCGCAATCCGCGTGCCGTCGAAACCTTTCCTCGAAAAAATCTCGATCGCCGCCTTCAGGATAAGGCGGATATTGCGTTCACGGATGCGCTCCTCTTGATCCTTCACCTTGCGTGGCATGTCCCATTCAACTCCCAACATCCCGTCAATAGCTGTATCCGTCGAAAATTGCACGCGCGGATTTAGGTGCGGATGCAGCACTGTACGCGGCATCCGGGCAAAAACAATAACCTGACGATTCGGTCCACTTTTTTTGACGATCCGGTCATTTTTTCTATTTTCAGAAGTTGACACTTTGGTCAGCTTTTGGCAACTTTATTTTCAGAAGCGACCGAGGGGATGGCATGATGCCAATTCAGTTGAGACAAGCGATGAGCGCTGTATTGGAAGGCTGGCACGCCGACCTTCCCCAGGCGTGGCGCAACTGTCTCGGCCATGTCGAGCTTGGCTTCGATGCGATGGAGCCGGCGCTGGACATGGAAATCTGGGAGCCTATCTTCCCGGTTCGAAAGGGCCGGCATTTTCCCGGCCAGCCGCCCGGCGCGCATATGCTGCGGGCATTCGACGGCATCGAGCCGCATGAAGTGCGCTGCGTGATCCTCGGGCAGGACCCCTATCCGGAACCGGGCTTTGCCACCGGCCGCGCCTTCGAGGCCGGCAATGTCGCCGACTGGCGCGAACTGGACAAAATGTTCTCCAAAAGCATCCGCGCCTATATGCAGCTCATCCTCGCCGCGCGGACCGGGCAACCTGATTATGCCGAAAGCTTCGATCGCTGGCCAGATGTGCGCGAAATGATCACGGCCCCGGAAACGGCGTTCGAGTCTCCTTCGGCGATCGCCGATCGATGGGTGGGACAAGGCGTGCTACTTCTCAACGCGTCGCTGACATTGACGCGCTTCCAGGTGTCGATCGATCCACACCAGTCACAGGGACATCTCCCCCTCTGGCGGCCGCTGATGATCGCCACAATCGAGGCGCTCGCCGCGCGCGGCCAGCCTCTCGTCGTTCTGGGATTCGGCGATGCGGCTGCGGAGGTCATCAAGGCCGCCGGCATAAGGGACGGGCAGGCGGGGAGGCTGGCCTGCGTGCTGCGCGATCATCCCGCGCGTGCCGAGGCCGTGCTCGCCATGCCAAACCCATTCGTGCTCTGCAACAACCATCTCGCGGCCATGGGCGCCGCGCCGATCGGGTGGTGACCATGGCGCGCAAGAGCTACGATTTCATCATCATCGGCGCGGGCTCGGCGGGCTGCGTGCTTGCCAATCGACTGTCCGCGGACCCATCCCACAAGGTCCTGCTGCTGGAGGCCGGCGGACGCGATCGCAATCCGCTCTTCCGGCTGCCGATGCTGATGGGCAAGCTCTTTCATTCCGGGCTCTACAACTGGCATTACCATACCGAGCCGGAGCCCTATCTCAACGGCCGCAAGCTCTACTGGCCGCGTGGCAAGGTGCTGGGCGGAACCTCCACGATCAACGGCATGATCTATGTGCGCGGCAACCGGCATGACTACGATCGCTGGGCGCAGTTCGGCCTGCCGGGCTGGTCCTATGACGAGGTGCTGCCTGCCTTCCGCCGCTCCGAGGGCCATATCGAACGCAACAGCGCCTTTCATAATCGCGATGGCGAGCTGACGGTCTGCCGGGCGCGGGGCTGGAATCCGTTGATGGATGTCTTCGCCCAGGCAGGTGCAGAAGCCGGGTACCCCCTGAACGACGATTTCAACGGCGCCGACCAGGAAGGCTTCGGCCGTTTCGATTTCACCATCAAGAACGGCAAGCGCTGGTCGACCTCCTTCGCGTTCCTCAGGCCGGTGCTCGCTCGTCCCAACCTCACCGTGCTGACCGGTGCGGAAACCAGCCGCATCATCATCGAGGGCGGCAGGGCCGTCGGCGTCGAGTATGTCAGGGAAAGCACGGTCGAGAAGGCTTATGCCGACCGCGACATCGTGCTCTCCGCCGGCACGATCAATTCGCCGAAGGCGCTGCTGCTCTCCGGCATCGGGCCCGGCGCGGAGATCGCGTCCGCCGGCGTCAAGCCGATCCACGAACTGCCGGGCGTCGGCAAGAACCTGCAGGACCATGTCGATTGCGTCATGTCATGGGAATGCCGCGAACCGGTCACGCTTTACTCCGATCTCCGCGCCGACAAGCTGACGGTCTCGATGATCCAGGGCCTGCTCTTCGGCAAGGGCATCACCACGACATTTCCCTATGAAGCCGGCGCCTTCATCCGTTCGAACGACGAGCTTGTGGCGCCCGATATCCAGCTCCATTTCATGCCGGCGCTCGAGAAGACCGCCAACCTGCATTTCCCCAATCCGTTCAAGAAGAGCACGGTCGAGGCCAATCACGGCTTCACGCTGCGCGTCGGCCCAGTCAATCCAGAGAGCCGTGGCGAGATCACGCTGCGATCCGCCGACCCCGCAACCGCGCCGAAAATCCAGGCCAATTACCTCAAGACGGATTTCGATATCAGGACGATGATCTCGGGCATCCGTCTGACCCGCGAGATCAT
This genomic interval carries:
- a CDS encoding site-specific integrase, whose translation is MTARTLNKLTAQEVKSRPPGKHSDGGGLWLIKREGGGGQWVLRVTVHGRRREMGLGSMTDVSLKEAREAAERHRSIGRSGVDPIKERQRQKREAAKRLHMLREIAEDAFESRKAELKGDGKAGRWFSPLELHILPKLGKVPVADIDQTDIRDVLAPIWHTKSDTARKALNRLSICMRHAAALGLDVDIQATEKAKALLGKSRHVAENIPAMPWQEVPAFYASLSDGSLTHLALRLLILTGVRSSPLRYFQEKQIDGDIWTIPADSMKGRKEKTQAFRVPLVPEALEIIDQARPLSKDGFLFPSIRKGVISDATMSRLMERRQMTYRPHGFRSSLRDWIAETTDTPHDIAETVLGHSVVGKVVRAYRRTDFLDQRRKLMEKWAKHVTGQNGQVLRLVSDG
- a CDS encoding adenylate/guanylate cyclase domain-containing protein, coding for MAMVENTVPINLDEHDGTWPAKRRKVLDWLVHDTRDQRFVDNILVEMSERLVAAGVPVARASLHFQTNHPQWRGARLLWRTGLEEAEIDLYGYEVENTQVFLRSPLKVIHDGAGELRKNLEEPVADPASEASLYTDLREEGLTEYVAWPLDHTLGKRHVVTFSTARPGGFAEQHLEFLKDLIPVLALVTEIRVKNVMARTLLRTYVGPHASEEILAGATTRGSGATMSAAVMICDLRDFTELSSLWPRDYVIDLLNAYFDALSGPIEEHGGEILKFMGDGLLAVFPLSVPTACADLLSAIRKGRAAMAELNVKSAGDGHPQLGYGVGVHIGDVMYGNIGSKTRLDFTVIGPAVNIASRLETLTKEVKRPVLLSKTFVETAGCQAEADALGLFSLKGIEEQIDVFALKFD
- a CDS encoding TetR family transcriptional regulator C-terminal domain-containing protein, encoding MPRKVKDQEERIRERNIRLILKAAIEIFSRKGFDGTRIAEIAERSGLPKANVYYYFSSKEEIYTAVIAHLIRGWDDALKQLSPEREPAEAFEAYIRSKLEYTRKNITESRLFANEIIQGARFLKKKDRLHMQEVTTERVAVIEGWIAAGKMAPVDVRHLLIMLWSATQFYADFEPLACDALGKSRLKAEDYDNAAKTIAETVLRGILL
- a CDS encoding uracil-DNA glycosylase, which codes for MSAVLEGWHADLPQAWRNCLGHVELGFDAMEPALDMEIWEPIFPVRKGRHFPGQPPGAHMLRAFDGIEPHEVRCVILGQDPYPEPGFATGRAFEAGNVADWRELDKMFSKSIRAYMQLILAARTGQPDYAESFDRWPDVREMITAPETAFESPSAIADRWVGQGVLLLNASLTLTRFQVSIDPHQSQGHLPLWRPLMIATIEALAARGQPLVVLGFGDAAAEVIKAAGIRDGQAGRLACVLRDHPARAEAVLAMPNPFVLCNNHLAAMGAAPIGW
- a CDS encoding GMC family oxidoreductase, translating into MARKSYDFIIIGAGSAGCVLANRLSADPSHKVLLLEAGGRDRNPLFRLPMLMGKLFHSGLYNWHYHTEPEPYLNGRKLYWPRGKVLGGTSTINGMIYVRGNRHDYDRWAQFGLPGWSYDEVLPAFRRSEGHIERNSAFHNRDGELTVCRARGWNPLMDVFAQAGAEAGYPLNDDFNGADQEGFGRFDFTIKNGKRWSTSFAFLRPVLARPNLTVLTGAETSRIIIEGGRAVGVEYVRESTVEKAYADRDIVLSAGTINSPKALLLSGIGPGAEIASAGVKPIHELPGVGKNLQDHVDCVMSWECREPVTLYSDLRADKLTVSMIQGLLFGKGITTTFPYEAGAFIRSNDELVAPDIQLHFMPALEKTANLHFPNPFKKSTVEANHGFTLRVGPVNPESRGEITLRSADPATAPKIQANYLKTDFDIRTMISGIRLTREIIAQKAFDKYRGKELAPGPAMLNDDDLTAWLRATAMTTFHPVGTCKMGNDPQAVVDARLKVHGIDGLRVADASIMPIISSGNTNAPSIMIGEKCADFILNS